In a genomic window of Urocitellus parryii isolate mUroPar1 chromosome 11, mUroPar1.hap1, whole genome shotgun sequence:
- the Dnali1 gene encoding axonemal dynein light intermediate polypeptide 1, with amino-acid sequence MIPPADSLLKYDTPVLVSRNTEKRSPKARPLKVSPQQPGPSGPVPQPPKAKLPSTSCIPDPTKQAEEILNAILPPREWVEDTQLWIQQVSSTPSTRMDVVHLQEQLDLKLQQRQARETGICPVRRELYSQCFDELIREVTINCAERGLLLLRVRDEIRMTIAAYQTLYESSVAFGMRKALQAEQGKSDMEKKIAELETEKRDLERQVNEQKAKCEATEKRETERRQVEEKKHNEEIQFLKRTNQQLKAQLEGIIAPKK; translated from the exons ATGATTCCCCCTGCTGACTCTCTGCTCAAGTATGACACCCCGGTGTTGGTGAGCCGGAACACTGAGAAACGGAGCCCCAAA GCTCGGCCTCTGAAAGTCAGCCCCCAGCAGCCTGGACCCTCAGGTCCAGTCCCACAGCCACCCAAAGCCAAGCTCCCCTCAACTTCCTGTATCCCAGATCCTACAAAGCAGGCAGAAGAAATCTTGAATGCCATCCTGCccccaag GGAGTGGGTGGAGGATACACAGCTATGGATCCAGCAGGTGTCCAGCACCCCCAGCACCAGGATGGACGTGGTGCACCTCCAGGAGCAGCTGGACCTGAAGCTGCAGCAGCGGCAAGCCAGGGAGACGGGCATCTGCCCTGTCCGCAGGGAGCTCTACTCACAGTGTTTTG ATGAGCTGATCCGGGAGGTGACCATCAACTGTGCAGAGAGGGGGCTGCTGCTACTGCGAGTCCGGGACGAGATTCGCATGACCATCGCTGCCTACCAGACCTTGTACGAGAGCAGCGTGGCGTTTGGCATGAGGAAGGCGCTGCAGGCTGAGCAGGGGAAGTCAGACATGGAGAAGAAA ATTGCAGAACTGGAAACGGAAAAGAGAGACTTGGAGAGGCAAGTGAACGAGCAAAAGGCAAAATGCGAGGCCACTGAGAAGCGGGAGACCGAGCGGCGACAGGTGGAGGAGAAGAAGCACAATGAGGAGATTCAGTTCCTGAAGCGGACAAATCAGCAGCTGAAG gccCAACTGGAAGGCATTATTGCACCAAAGAAGTGA